The Sulfolobus islandicus Y.N.15.51 sequence CACACGTTTCTTGCTTTTAGACTAAGGATTTATACGAAACACCTAAGCTATTAGGTGATTGCGTGACATTTCCAATCACTAGGTGGTTCCGCTAACTCTATATCTTCCAAGACTAACTTAGCTTGTTCCTCATCGGATAATGATTCAAGAAACTGATACACACTTCCCTCTTCAGCACCATCGTGTTCTAAAAGTACTCTCATAAACTCCCTTATTTTATCTTTCGCTCCTTCAATCTCATTAGATTTCAATAACTCCTCTGTTTGTTTTAATAAGATCCACATGCTTCCATGCTCTATCTCCAAGCTTCTTATGATGGCAAGAAAAGAAGTATCTGTAATCTTTTTAAATAGAATTTCCTCTTCCCAATAAATATGATTAGTATACGCTTTCCACATCATGGTATAAAGAGAAAGACTAGGATTTGCTAAAAAATCCTCTACCAAACCCTCAAGTCTCCTATGATCTAATGTTAAAATAAGTGATATCATATTATTATCATCAACGTTTATGCCTTATTATTTATACTGCTTGTAGTAAGGTATCATCTCTACTATACCATTTCTCTTTCCATCGGGTAAATAAAGGTTATAATAGAAGCCAATCTCTATGTTATCTCCAATTAAAACATAGAATTTCCTCTTCTCAACATTTTTCCTCTCATCCAATCCCAGCTGAATGTCATCAATCTTAGTTACGGTTTTACTGATGGCCTTTGCTAACTCTATGGTTTGGACTTTTCCTAACACTTTCTTTTCATTAGGATTTGGAACATTTTCTTTCAACCAGAATAGGGTGAAGCGTATTGCCTTTACATAGTTATTAACAAGGGCTAGGAGGGAATGAGATAGGGCGATCTTCATAGAAACAGTAGCTCTGATCGCCTTAATCCTCCTAGCCATTAAGGAAATTTAGAAAAAGAAGTATTTAAATATAAGGGGCTATCCATCCCCGCTAGGGAGGCTTTCCTCCCCCTTAACCTCCAATTTTAGTAAACGTTTTTCGATGGTTTGATACTCCAGGGAATCCAGTATCTGAAAAAAGGCTGATCCGTTTAATGAGCAGGCTTGTATATTCTGTATGGTATGTGTTAACGTTTGTCCAGTAGCAGCAATAGATGTGAAACCGCCATAACTCTAACGGGTAAATAGTATAAAGCGATAATATAATCTTCTTTTTATTCGCCCTAACTTGGTTTTGCTAGATAAGTCTTTCTGGCTATCATCATCAACCCTACTATTCCTATCATTTTTACTATATCTCCTATTATCGCGACTATCCCCAAACTACTCAGATATAAAGGCAATCCGATGGTAAACACTACTGCACCCCAGAAGAATAAGGAGGAGTATGTTTTGGAAAAACCTAACGTTGTTAAATATATTGATATTCCAGCTATTGGTTCAAATATATATCCTAATACTATAATTTCTACTCCCAAGAAATTTCCCGTATATGCAATAATCATCCCTATAAACGTTATTATTATTGCAAGAATTGCAAAATAATTCAAGATCCACTGTTTTTTTAATCCACTTCTCCGATAGTTGAGATAAGACGGTACTGCTAATATCCATACGAAAGTCATAAGGATTAGAAAAACTTTAGATAAGGCAAAATAAATACCGTTCTCTAATAGGAGAATGAGTCCATATAATATGATAAGTGAGGCAATCAAACTAATTATATTACCTTGAAGCAAAGATTTTCCATCCATAATTATCTGTTCGTTTTCATGAAAATAAACTCTTGTTAAAAAAGTTTTTATGAAAATTACTCTAAAACTATCCTCACATCTACCGCAAATGCCCCGTTTTCGTTGACAAATAGTGGATTGATATCCATTTCCTTTACGTTCAAATCAACTATCATTCTTGACACTCTGGTAATTGTCCTTATTAACGAGTTCTCATCATATCCCCTCTTTCGTGCATACAGCATGTCGTGAATCTTACTCTCTACTAATAACTCTTGTGCCTCGTCCTCATAAACTGGTGAAAGCGCATAGGCTACGTTCTTGAGTACTTCAACGTAGATTCCGCCGCTGCCTACTAACACAACGTGGCCAAACGCCGGATCCTTTAAACCTCCCACAAATATTTCCAATCCATTTAACTGCTGTTGAATTAACACTCTACTAGTTATCTTTGACAACTCGCTGTAAACCTTCTTAACGTCTTCTTTCTCAACGTTTACTACAACACCTTTCATTTCTGTTTTATGAACTGGTGTATCTGGAGATATCTTCATTACAACTGGAAAACCTATGTTATCTGCAACGTTTTGTGCCTCATTCTCATTTGTTGCTAGTCCCCATTTTGGAGTCCTAATCCCGTAAATTTCCATAAGTTTTAAGGCCTCAAAATCCTTAAGAGTCTTCTTCCCCTTAACCAACTCTAAGGCAGCCTCAATTGGCTGTATAGTCCTTATCTTTCTTCTGGGTGTTGGTCTAGAAGTGTAATATCTAATTGCCTTTACCGCATCTTCCGGAAAAGTATAGCCTGGAATACCAGTTGTCTCCAATATTTTTAACGCCATATCCTCATCTAGGCCCATGGTTACGCCAATTACTCCTTTTCCTTTAAAATTCGACACAGTTCTAGCAACGTCACTACAACTCACCATGGGTAACGATTGTACTATTATCAATTTAGTACAATCTAAATTGCTAACTATTTTTAGCGCATTATAATATCTCTCCTTATCGGCATCTCCAGTTAGGTCTAGGGGATTTTTAGGAAGGGATGTTGGTGGGAGTATTTTAGTTAGTTCCTTCTTCATCCATTCTGGAATTTCCACAAGCCTTAGCTTGTTTCTATCTATCTCATCCGAAACTAATACGCCATGTCCACCAGAATTAGTTATAACCAGGATTTCTTCACTTATCGGTTCAGAGTACATTAATATCTTAGCCAAGTTCAACATGTCATGAAGATTCTCCACTAAAATCCCACCAACCGTCTTAACTGCAGCCTTAAACACCTCAAATGATCCAGCTAAACTACCAGTGTGAGTTTTAGCAGCTGATGCCCCACTATTGGTAACCCCTCCTTTCAAAAATACTACCGGTTTTCTTCTGGTTGCCTCTGGTAGAGTCTCAAGAAAGGCGTTTCCATCTGAAACTCCTTCCAAATAAACGAATATTGCCCTTGTCTCAGCATCCCTAGATAAGTAGTTAATAACTTCATATTCCTTTACATCAGCCTGATTACCTAAACTAACCATGTAACTTATCCCTATCCTATACTTCTGAGCCCAGTTTAGCATGTAAACTCCTAGCCCACCACTTTGAACTACTAGGCCAATGTTTCCCCTCTTTACGTCGGTATAAGTAAATGTTGCATTAAATTCTGGTGTAATAATCCCAAAGGTGTTTGGTCCTAGAACCCTAATCCCTCCTTTTCGTGCAATGCCTATTACCTCATTTTCCAATTTTTCCTCTCCAACCTCTCTAAATCCTGCAGTTATAACTATGGAAGCTCTTACTCCTTTTTCTACTAATTCCTCCATTACTTGAGGAACAATCTCTCTTGGAACAGTAATTATGCCTAGGTCAATATCGTCTGGGATTTCCTTTACGCTCTTAAAGGCTTTTACTCCTTCAACGTCTTCAGCCTTAGCGTTAACTGGGTATAGTTTACCATGAAATGTGGAGAGTAAATTTCTGAATATAACATTCCCAACTTTCTCCTTATACCTTGACGCACCAACAACTGCAATGCTTCTAGGCTTAAACAAGTAGTTCAGATCGCTCATATTATCCTTTTACAAGGATTTCTAATATATCTTTCTACATGTTGGACTTAATCTTCTCTCGCAAATTAGAAGTTTTCCGGTACCGATAAAAAAGATTAAAGAAAAATACCTTTTATGGAGGATGTGCTAGATGGGCCGGGATAGTCTCAACAGCGATGAACGCGCCTATAATTCCCGCAATCACAACAAATATCCAAAATAATAGGAAAAAAGCGTACATCCATCCTTCTAGCTTTGGATCCTTAACTCCTTGTTGATCTCTAAGCTTATCTAACGCTAAGGTTACTGGATATCCTAAAATACCAGCTATTCCGTAAGTAGCGTATAGTGCTAATAATGCCAAGGGTTCCTTAGTAAGCCCTAAATTATAACCCGAAACACCGTAGTAAATAGTTATTAAGCCTACGAAAAACGAGAATATTCCAGTACTTTGTAATCTCTTTCCCATGTATACAGCAATTGAATAGGAGAGGATCGTTATACCAAGTAATAGGTATACGTCATAAAATAATATATTATAACTACCCGGTAATGTCCAAGTGAATTCTCCCCATAGGCTGAGTATTATGATTATTATACCCAAAATCGCAGCGGGAAGTATGGAATCGTCAAGGCTTCTTTTTATTGCCTCATAACTGCTTTTTCTAAATCCTATGAAAGCTTGAATTGTAGTATAAGCTATTAACACTGATACTAACGGCAATATAAATAACATTAAACCCAAATTATCTATGAAAACCATCTTATCACCAATATATACTTTCCTTTTGAAATATATAAGTCCAATATGTTTAAATATAAACAAAAATTAAATCTTTTACACATGGCTTCACAAGTAACTCTTAATAGGATGCTCATAAGAGGAATATGTATGGATGGTCTATCCAAGAAGCTCGAACCTAAGGAGAATACTATCCCACCAATTCTAGTTTACGCACAATCATTGGCGTCAATTGCACCTTTGGGTTCTGCCTCAGCCTACTTAACTTACGCCTTATCCTATTCCCTTTCGTCCACGGTCATAGCGGGAATACTAGGTTCATTAATCTATTTCCTTTGGGTTGTAATAGGTTACAGATATTCCAAAGTAATAGCCTCTACTGGTGGTACATATGAGTTTGCAAGAGCTGGAGGTGGAGAGTTAACTGGTAGAATTGCTGGTTGGCTTTACTGGATAAGTTACATGATCTACTTACCATCTGCTACGACTTATCTTGCTAGCGTAGTTTTACCTTCTGAGTTCAGCTTAACTCCAATTACAATAGCTCTCATTGAGGTCTTAATACCAATAATTCTAACTCTGTTTTTGCTAGCTGGAATTAAGCCACCCCTATTTTACGCTCTAGCAACATCTAGTATAGAGGTAATTCTTATTCTAATATTAGGTATAAAGGTTCTAAGCGTTACTGGATTATCAATAGAGCCGTTAGCACTTAAAGTACCAATATCGGATTTCTTTCAAGGAGCTTTAGGAGTCGGTTTCACCCTAGCCGGAGGTGGTGCGTCGTTCTTCTTAGGCTATGAGGCAATAGGGAAAGGGAAGACTGTGGGAAAAAGTTATCTTATCGCATACTGGATAGCGGCAATTGCGGTTTTGTTCGCAGCGTATTTCGAAATAGCTGCTGCGGGTTATTCAAATGTGGGTGTAACCAATTTACTTAACATTACGAATTACCCTGGGTTTTACATTGCCAAGAAGTTTATGGGTAACACGTTTTCCTTAGTATTTTTCATATTCACAGCAAACAGTCTAATTGGCTCAGTATTAGCAGCTTATGTCGCACTTTCCAGACTTTCATATTCATTAATAAGAAAAGATATGCTAAAATCAATATTTGTAGTAGCAGTACCATTTACCTTAGTCAATTTAATAGCGTCACTCACGGGGCAGTATCTAAACGTTTACAGCATTACAACCGAGATCTCCCTAGTTACTCTTTACGCTTCACATGTAATAGTATCTGGAGTTTTTCCATCATTTATAAATAAGATTTCAAGACTACAGGCTTGGGATGTATTATTAGCTATAGCAGCAGTGATTTTGATGGGTTATGGTGTCTATAGTTACGTCGTACCCTACAGTTACCCGAGCTCGCTGATAGGTTTAGCTTCTCTAGTTAGCGGCATATTGCTAGGTGTAATTAGTTTTACGAAAAGGAGATAATTTTCAACAACTCTTTATAGTTTATAAAACAAGTGGTGTTATGTCCGATATTCCATTGGTCAAGTATATTCCTCTTTTCTTACATTCATCAATTAATTCAAATGTAACTCTCTTAGCATAAATTATTGGAATAACCTTCTTTTTACTTAATTCAGGTTTCACCTTTAATAGTTTCTCAATAGTATTTTCCAATTGGGTAATAGCCTTAACCCCAGCCCTCATCTTAACTTCCCCTACAAATACGTAATCGTTATGCTCAGCATATAGATCAATCTCAACCACCTTGGGAATTTCTAAAGACTGGACTATTGCGGTAATGTTATATTCCTTTTTAAGCTTATAGGTCAAGAAGTCTATTGCCTCATCTTCTATAGATATGCTTAATCCCTCAATAGTCCTCTTTATATCTCTAATGTCTTTTTTTATCAGTCTAATATCCTTTTTCATGTCCTTAACGTCGTTTCTCAGATTCGTAACCTCTTGTCTTAGGCTCATAGTTTCCTTTTTTACTCCCGTAACTTCTTCTCTTAAATCCGTAACCTCCTTTTTAAACATGTTAATGGTTTCGTCAATTCTTTTATCTAACCTTTCCATTTCTGCATTATGTCTCTCATCTTCCTTCTTCATATCTTCTAATATTTTGTTGAATTTTTGGTCTTGGTTTAGGAATTTCTCCCAAATTAACTTGTTCTGATCCATCAAGTAGTTAATCTTCTTGTCAATCTCTTCTAGCTTACTCACGATTATATTATTGGCTACTGCTTCTGCAACTTTCTTTATGAATTCAGGATCGTTCTTTAATCTCTCTACAATGTCACTTGACACAATTATTCATTTGTTATAATTACTAAAAAAGATTTACTACTGGTTCATAGCGTTACGTTTATTCATTTATTTTTGATGGTCATACAAAATACATCTACATCTTATTAGTTGGTTTTGTACAAAATCACCCTTTAGGAAACCCTACCACGAAATAGAATAAATTTAGTGCCCTCTCCTCGTATACTTTAATATCAATATATTTCTCAAAGATCTTCTTATGGAAAGAATTAGTAGGTACTCTTTCATAAATGTAATAAATGTATTTGAAGTCCCTCGACTTGGCTCCAGCTAGGGCTGCGATATATGGCATAATATATCTTAGGTAGATGCTCAAATAGACTCTTTTTATCCAACTGTCTGGTTTGCCCATGGCTATAAATCCCACAATTTTTCTTGAAACTCTAGTAATTTCCCTTATCACATCCTCTATATTGTCAGCTGCATGTAAGGCGAAACTACTCATTACGACATCAAACATTTTTTCCCTAAATGGTAACGCGTCAAATGAGCAAAGTACCTTGTCGTCTTCTATTAGCGCCATTTTAAGCATGTTTTCGGCATAGTCAGACAATATGATCTCATATTTAGCATTTCCCTTGAAAACTTTCTTAAACGTATATGAGAGTTCACCTTTTCCACCTGCTACATCTAAAACTAATTTAGGTCTTTCACAGAACTTAAGTATGGTCTTAACCAGATCTGCTCTCCACTTCACATCTTGATTAAAGGAAATAAATCTATTAGCCCTATCATAGGCTTTTGGTATATTGTTGTAAACTTGTTGTAGTTCTTCGTTGGTAGCCTTAACGACTTTATTGGCCATTACGTCTTTTTATCTAAAATAAAATCTATTAAGCTTTTTCACTTATATTAAACTTGAATTTATTGTGTGATAAATTATTATCTCAATCACGTCATAGTAACCTTGTCATATGCTATGGCATTAATGTCAAAATTCTGGGAAAGTTGCTGATTCTTTTCTTTTATACCTAGATTTTTCCATCTAAGATATGGCATCTTGTCCATTTCTATTATTTTAAAAAATATCGTTAGATAGAATTAAGTCATACTGAGACAGCAATACTTTAGCTATACTTCTGACTTCACCAACTGACGTCTCTCCATGTATGAGATTGCCCAGCGTTAAATTGTCCCTTTATACGAATTACTAAGTTTAAATTCCAGAAGTATAGTTTAAACTTATCTACTAACTTACTTTATTAAAGATTTTTCCACAATAACTCTCAACATTTCGTGGAAAAATTTAATAATTATCGATACGAATATTAACATATGGGGAATGCTGAAATAATTACTAATGCGAAGAAGAAATTAGAGCAGTTCTTAGGATTTTCCTTCCTATCACCTCTCGTAATTGAAATTAGTATCCCCTTTTATGGTTTTTATAAGGATAACGTAGTGGCAATAGGTTACTTTGGCGATTATGAATATGAGTTGGAGAGAACATTAATACATGAATTAGCGCATTTCATTCAAGATAAAATTTGCAAACCCAAGTTTCCTTATCTTCACATGATAATAGAGGGTATTCCTCTGCTTTTCGGAATAGGAAATGGAAAACTGTTAGGGTATTACCAATTTGTCGAAGGTTTTGCTACGTGGATTGACGAGGAGATTATGGGTTATAGAGGAGACGAATATTGGTTTTCAGTACCTAAATATTACTTCAAGGTGTATTATAAAGGAGCTGAAATTTTTAGGAAGTTGGGTAAGAAGGAGGCAATAGAATACGGATTAACGGATAGGGAATTCTGTAAAGATCCGCAGAAATACAAGTTGTTAAGAACTATTAGCATATCAAATTGATAGATTTTTTAATGCTAGTTGGTTAAAGTGCATTATGAATGCTATAGATATCTTATGGCTTGCTTATAAGAGCTTAATGGCTAGGAGAACTTTAGCCATAATATCAATTATAGCCATCATGATCGGAATAACCAGCGTTTCATTCATAGAAGCTTTTAGTCAAGGAGTGGAGCATTCAGTAATTTCCACGCTTTTTTAACTTAATCCTACCAACATTTACGTTTTTAATGAGATAGGTTACGTATCACCAACGGACGTCTCCTTTATGAGCTCCTCACCTGGCATATATGCAGTATATCCGGTAATTGAAGCCCATGGCATAGTTCAAATACGGTAGACCCAAAATCGTATTATGAAAAATAATTCTGACAGAATAATATCGATTCATGATAGATAACAGGATTTATATGAGTATTAAGAATTCAGTTGAAGAAAGGTTTAAGCTGAGGGAGATGTGGTATTACCACGTGAGTAAGTGAGATGGTAACACCGGTACTCCCTCACCAAAATAACATTCAACAAATAGGATATAAATTACTTTCCATGCTGAACTTCAAGGGAAAGAAAGGGGAA is a genomic window containing:
- a CDS encoding hemerythrin domain-containing protein; translated protein: MISLILTLDHRRLEGLVEDFLANPSLSLYTMMWKAYTNHIYWEEEILFKKITDTSFLAIIRSLEIEHGSMWILLKQTEELLKSNEIEGAKDKIREFMRVLLEHDGAEEGSVYQFLESLSDEEQAKLVLEDIELAEPPSDWKCHAIT
- a CDS encoding acetate--CoA ligase family protein; the encoded protein is MSDLNYLFKPRSIAVVGASRYKEKVGNVIFRNLLSTFHGKLYPVNAKAEDVEGVKAFKSVKEIPDDIDLGIITVPREIVPQVMEELVEKGVRASIVITAGFREVGEEKLENEVIGIARKGGIRVLGPNTFGIITPEFNATFTYTDVKRGNIGLVVQSGGLGVYMLNWAQKYRIGISYMVSLGNQADVKEYEVINYLSRDAETRAIFVYLEGVSDGNAFLETLPEATRRKPVVFLKGGVTNSGASAAKTHTGSLAGSFEVFKAAVKTVGGILVENLHDMLNLAKILMYSEPISEEILVITNSGGHGVLVSDEIDRNKLRLVEIPEWMKKELTKILPPTSLPKNPLDLTGDADKERYYNALKIVSNLDCTKLIIVQSLPMVSCSDVARTVSNFKGKGVIGVTMGLDEDMALKILETTGIPGYTFPEDAVKAIRYYTSRPTPRRKIRTIQPIEAALELVKGKKTLKDFEALKLMEIYGIRTPKWGLATNENEAQNVADNIGFPVVMKISPDTPVHKTEMKGVVVNVEKEDVKKVYSELSKITSRVLIQQQLNGLEIFVGGLKDPAFGHVVLVGSGGIYVEVLKNVAYALSPVYEDEAQELLVESKIHDMLYARKRGYDENSLIRTITRVSRMIVDLNVKEMDINPLFVNENGAFAVDVRIVLE
- a CDS encoding class I SAM-dependent methyltransferase, whose amino-acid sequence is MANKVVKATNEELQQVYNNIPKAYDRANRFISFNQDVKWRADLVKTILKFCERPKLVLDVAGGKGELSYTFKKVFKGNAKYEIILSDYAENMLKMALIEDDKVLCSFDALPFREKMFDVVMSSFALHAADNIEDVIREITRVSRKIVGFIAMGKPDSWIKRVYLSIYLRYIMPYIAALAGAKSRDFKYIYYIYERVPTNSFHKKIFEKYIDIKVYEERALNLFYFVVGFPKG
- a CDS encoding DUF981 family protein; the encoded protein is MFIFKHIGLIYFKRKVYIGDKMVFIDNLGLMLFILPLVSVLIAYTTIQAFIGFRKSSYEAIKRSLDDSILPAAILGIIIIILSLWGEFTWTLPGSYNILFYDVYLLLGITILSYSIAVYMGKRLQSTGIFSFFVGLITIYYGVSGYNLGLTKEPLALLALYATYGIAGILGYPVTLALDKLRDQQGVKDPKLEGWMYAFFLLFWIFVVIAGIIGAFIAVETIPAHLAHPP
- a CDS encoding APC family permease, with product MFKYKQKLNLLHMASQVTLNRMLIRGICMDGLSKKLEPKENTIPPILVYAQSLASIAPLGSASAYLTYALSYSLSSTVIAGILGSLIYFLWVVIGYRYSKVIASTGGTYEFARAGGGELTGRIAGWLYWISYMIYLPSATTYLASVVLPSEFSLTPITIALIEVLIPIILTLFLLAGIKPPLFYALATSSIEVILILILGIKVLSVTGLSIEPLALKVPISDFFQGALGVGFTLAGGGASFFLGYEAIGKGKTVGKSYLIAYWIAAIAVLFAAYFEIAAAGYSNVGVTNLLNITNYPGFYIAKKFMGNTFSLVFFIFTANSLIGSVLAAYVALSRLSYSLIRKDMLKSIFVVAVPFTLVNLIASLTGQYLNVYSITTEISLVTLYASHVIVSGVFPSFINKISRLQAWDVLLAIAAVILMGYGVYSYVVPYSYPSSLIGLASLVSGILLGVISFTKRR